A stretch of DNA from Streptomyces sp. NBC_01197:
GGCAGCAAGCCAGGCACCTGCAAGTCCCAGTTCCTCGGAGCCACCGCCCCCCAGACCGATCAGAAGGAACTCTCGGAGCAGCGGCAGCGCCGGATCACCAAGGATTACGTGAGCGCCTACTTCGCTGACCACCTGCTCGGCCGGACGCAGTATGAGCCCTACCTGACTGGAGAGAAGTCGTTCCCCGGTACGGGCGGTGCCGTCAGCACCCAGTTCGACGGGGGCGTCAACTGAGCGCTTCCCCACCTGGCTGATACCGGGTGAGAGCCCCGCCCCATGCCGCGCACAACACCCCGTCGGCCTGACAGCCACGTGATCCGCCGGGCAGAAGCTAGCGGCGGCGCATGTCGGCCACCCGCGCCTGCTGTTGGTGCTGTTGCTGCTCGGCGAGCGAGGCAGCGCTGCGCAGCGGCTGCGGGCCCGGTCCGCCCGGGTGCGTACGCCGCTGCCCGGGGAGCGGCATGTCCCTGCGGGGCGGCCGCCCGCCGGGTGCGGTCTCACCTCCCGCACCGCCGCTCTGCCCGGCCACCGCGATCTGGACGCCCTGGTCGGCCAGCGCCTGCAACTCCGTTGCCGCACGGTCGTCCTGGGCGGACGGTTCATCGGTGACCAGCCGGGTGATCACATCCGTCGGCACGGTCTGGAACATGGTGTCGGTGCCCAGCTTGGTGTGGTCCGCGAGGACCACCACCTCCGCGGCGGCCTGCACCAGTGCCCGGTCGACGCTGGCCGAGAGCATGTTGGAGGTGGAGAGACCGCGCTCGGCGGTCAGCCCGCTGCCGGAGAGGAAGGCGCGGGAGACCCGCAGCCCCTGGAGGGACTGCTCGGCACCACTGCCCACCAGCGCGTAGTTGGACCCGCGCAGCGTGCCGCCGGTCATCACCACCTCGACCCGGTTGGCATGGGCCAACGCCTGGGCCACCAGGAGGGAGTTGGTGACCACCGTCAGTCCTGGGACGCGGGCGAGCCGGCGGGCCAGCTCCTGTGTGGTCGTCCCCGCGCCCACCACGATGGCTTCGCCTTCTTCGACGAGCCCGGCGGCGAGATCGGCGATGGCCGTCTTCTCGGCGGTCGCGAGATGGGATTTCTGCGGAAAGCCGGACTCTCGCGTAAAACCACCCGGCA
This window harbors:
- a CDS encoding DeoR/GlpR family DNA-binding transcription regulator; the protein is MFAAERRQLILEMVRANGAVSLRELARVVQTSEVTVRRDVRALEAEGLLDRRHGGAVLPGGFTRESGFPQKSHLATAEKTAIADLAAGLVEEGEAIVVGAGTTTQELARRLARVPGLTVVTNSLLVAQALAHANRVEVVMTGGTLRGSNYALVGSGAEQSLQGLRVSRAFLSGSGLTAERGLSTSNMLSASVDRALVQAAAEVVVLADHTKLGTDTMFQTVPTDVITRLVTDEPSAQDDRAATELQALADQGVQIAVAGQSGGAGGETAPGGRPPRRDMPLPGQRRTHPGGPGPQPLRSAASLAEQQQHQQQARVADMRRR